The Leishmania mexicana MHOM/GT/2001/U1103 complete genome, chromosome 4 genome includes a window with the following:
- a CDS encoding putative adenylate kinase — translation MSGETQQQQGATPLKVFFILGGPGSGKGTNCARLVEDFGYTHFSAGELLREAARSGTGNLAKIGDIIRSGSIVPSEITVELLRQAIADHPNSVGYVIDGFPRKEDQARMFEEGIAKATGILYYDCSEATMEERLLSRGANSGEKRDDDAAETIRNRFRVNVQECMPVVEAYKANGRCHVIDANRDRDTVYAETRKVFLEMGEKPLKV, via the coding sequence ATGTCGGGCGAgactcagcagcagcaaggtgcGACACCCCTGAAGGTGTTCTTCATCCTTGGCGGGCCCGGCTCTGGCAAGGGCACGAACTGCGCGCGGCTTGTGGAGGACTTTGGCTACACCCATTTTAGTGCcggtgagctgctgcgcgaggcggcgcgctctGGCACTGGTAATCTGGCCAAGATCGGCGATATCATCCGCTCTGGGAGCATTGTGCCGAGCGAGATCACGGTAGAGCTCCTTCGGCAGGCCATCGCCGACCACCCGAACTCCGTCGGCTACGTGATCGACGGCTTCCCACGCAAGGAGGACCAGGCGCGCATGTTTGAGGAGGGCATCGCCAAGGCCACCGGCATCCTCTACTACGACTGCAGCGAGGCCACCATGGAGGAACGCCTGCTCTCGCGCGGCGCCAACAGCGGCGAGAagcgcgacgacgacgcagcagAGACAATCCGGAACCGCTTCCGCGTCAACGTGCAGGAATGCATGCCGGTCGTGGAGGCCTACAAGGCAAATGGCCGCTGCCACGTCATTGACGCGAACCGCGACCGCGACACCGTCTACGCCGAGACGAGGAAGGTATTCCTCGAGATGGGCGAGAAACCTTTGAAGGTGTAG
- a CDS encoding putative chloride channel protein, whose product MHTEYLTPAELEKQASFESLDYYKPYPDMYVEYLRESQEGRRQQYREGDAATASRTAEVNGSVSHEADSGSEGRTRYSVSYPLGSMAESFARLQMDTTERHVTLRWLLHVLIALSVGVVATVVSYAVDILEKYRAEVLYRIMTSQRHRSIGNLQGLLYTLIGSVVLVAIAAGVVVYFEPAASGGGIPDVMAYLNGVHLRKAMNLRTFIAKAISCICAVAGGLPVGLEAPLIHLGAITGAGVTQGRSRTLGFQTSMFQAFRNNKDRRDFITAGAACGVSVAFGAPIGGLLFVMEEVSSFWDQSSNGQIFLATMLCFTFSTIINSIVEGRRLLGWVSNTAAVLFEVNITIQLNLVSIIPSLFLGIIMGSLAAFFTKANLILIKWRRRVLRPYQFRRFLEPVVVGAVFSSCTYVLSLVSPCAELHDIGTINETVQQWGTEGGWRLFNNTCAKPKTYSPLGTLNMASGKNTIRHLFSRQTAGEFPVMTLIVYFLIYFASACMASGTSVSGGLVVPSLVLGAVFGRLFGLLMFHIGVTKIPGVPRGYAAADAWMDPGVFALIGAGAFLAGTSRMSMAICVIMVELSAELHYLLPVMVAIVMSKTTADWLCEPLYHQMLLMDSVPYLPPNIVKPEFEQLTAADVMASEVVTLRMRERTEVVLAALRDSTHHAFPVVEAVSIDDAAADGDDDKKATSPPRESASSFALRKLDGTKRGSGEASAPPVAPAGAPAPRSAENASATAAHVRYKFVGLVTREDLQVYFTLPQLQEYNESVSTTSPLTTVPLTAKDSDGFGGRLAPCVLAIRHLSWTQWTWQKSRLFFRTSDRYEWVRTHMPDGIPGGAEVGAESDSFISENRLPPVLDLSLIVNRSPWVIPPFFNLQMTYQTFRMMGLRHMVVVDGDTVAGMITRKDLLVNSLRHRMKELSARLETADSAAPSLPPSYTKHGILGDQSQRSHSEGGRDEVDGVLPTRAGSRANSAAAPLELRSSASINGRGATSAWKSPSPNVFASAGGEAPTKQHWGFLQFTEAAGVPARPSAPISSPLTALFGSTSSSSTMHDNGAPGFPTASIPVAYRTATPSLPRVIAQEPASEAGAAMAWNGSRSVAEGDTRDSSVGNAFSSAHQTPATPSLPGDVTSLFN is encoded by the coding sequence CCCGGATATGTACGTTGAATATCTACGAGAGAGCCAAGAGGGCCGGCGGCAGCAATACAGGGAGGGcgacgcggccaccgcgTCACGGACGGCAGAGGTGAACGGCAGCGTTTCACACGAGGCGGACAGCGGCAGTGAGGGGCGCACGCGCTACAGCGTCAGCTATCCCCTTGGCAGCATGGCCGAGAGCTTCGCTCGGCTCCAGATGGACACGACGGAGCGCCACGTCACGCTGCGATGGCTGTTGCACGTCTTGATCGCCCTCTCCGTTGGTGTCGTGGCCACAGTCGTGTCGTACGCCGTCGACATTCTGGAGAAGTACCGCGCCGAGGTGCTGTACCGCATCATGACAAGCCAACGGCACCGGTCCATCGGCAATCTTCAGGGGCTCTTGTACACGCTCATCGGCTCCGTCGTGCTTGTGGCGatcgccgctggcgtcgtGGTGTACTTCGAGCCCGCCGCGTCGGGCGGTGGCATCCCTGATGTGATGGCGTACCTCAACGGCGTCCATCTCCGCAAAGCCATGAACCTGCGCACCTTTATCGCGAAGGCCATCTCGTGCATCTGCGCCGTCGCGGGTGGGCTGCCCGTGGGGTTGGAGGCGCCTCTCATTCACCTCGGTGCTATCACTGGGGCGGGCGTGACGCAgggccgcagccgcaccctTGGGTTTCAAACATCGATGTTCCAGGCGTTCCGCAACAACAAGGATCGCCGCGACTTTATAACGGCCggtgcggcgtgcggcgTGTCCGTTGCCTTTGGTGCCCCAATCGGAGGCCTGCTCTTCGTCATGGAGGAGGTCAGCAGTTTTTGGGACCAGAGCTCCAACGGGCAGATCTTCCTCGCCACGATGCTGTGCTTCACCTTTAGCACCATCATCAACTCTATCGTCGAGGGCCGGCGGCTGCTGGGCTGGGTCTCGAACACGGCCGCCGTGTTGTTCGAGGTCAACATCACCATACAGCTGAACCTGGTGTCCATCATTCCCTCGCTGTTCCTCGGCATCATCATGGGCTCCCTGGCTGCCTTCTTCACGAAAGCAAACCTCATCCTTATCaagtggcggcgccgcgtgctACGCCCCTACCAGTTCCGCCGCTTCCTCGAGCCGGTCGTGGTCGGCGCcgtcttctccagctgcacgtacgtcctctccctcgtctcCCCGTGCGCCGAACTGCACGACATCGGCACTATCAACGAGACAGTGCAACAGTGGGGCACAGAGGGCGGGTGGCGCCTCTTCAACAACACCTGCGCCAAGCCCAAGACGTACTCGCCGCTCGGCACGCTCAACATGGCCTCTGGCAAGAACACGATCCGCCATCTCTTCTCGCGGCAGACGGCCGGGGAGTTCCCTGTGATGACGCTGATCGTGTACTTTCTCATCTACTTCGCCTCTGCCTGCATGGCCAGCGGTACGTCCGTGTCGGGTGGTCTTGTCGTGCCCAGCCTCGTGCTTGGCGCCGTCTTTGGCCGCCTGTTCGGTCTGCTCATGTTTCATATCGGGGTCACGAAGATCCCTGGCGTGCCGCGTGGCTACGCGGCGGCTGATGCGTGGATGGACCCCGGTGTCTTCGCCCtcatcggcgccggcgccttcCTCGCCGGCACCTCGCGCATGTCTATGGCCATCTGCGTCATCATGGTCGAGCTGtcggcggagctgcactACCTGCTACCTGTCATGGTGGCAATCGTCATGTCCAAGACAACGGCGGATTGGCTGTGCGAGCCGCTGTACCACCAGATGCTGCTCATGGACAGCGTCCCCTACCTGCCACCAAACATTGTGAAGCCGGAGTTTGAGCagctgacggcggcggacgtTATGGCGTCTGAGGTGGTGACGCTGCGGATGCGCGAACGTAcagaggtggtgctggccgCTCTGCGCGACAGCACGCACCACGCCTTCCCCGTCGTAGAGGCCGTTTCGAtcgacgatgccgccgctgacggcgatgATGACAAGAAGGCGACGTCCCCGCCAAGAGAGTCTGCCAGCTCATTCGCCCTGCGCAAGCTGGACGGCACGAAGCGCGGGTCCGGCGAAGCCAGCGCTCCACCCGTCGCCCCGGCTGGTGCGCCCGCACCTCGATCTGCGGAGAACGCATCcgcaacagcggcgcacgtgcgctACAAGTTTGTGGGCCTCGTCACTCGCGAGGATCTTCAGGTGTATTTCACTCTTCCCCAGCTGCAGGAGTACAACGAGTCGGTGTCGACGACATCGCCGCTGACCACGGTGCCGCTGACAGCGAAAGACAGCGACGGCTTTGGCGGCCGCCTTGCACCGTGCGTGCTGGCCATCCGCCACCTCTCCTGGACGCAGTGGACATGGCAGAAGAgtcgccttttctttcgAACCTCGGACCGCTACGAGTGGGTTCGGACGCACATGCCGGACGGTATCCCGGGCGGGGCGGAGGTGGGGGCCGAGAGCGACTCCTTCATCAGCGAAAACCGCCTGCCGCCCGTCCTCGACCTCTCCCTTATCGTGAACCGCAGCCCATGGGTGATCCCACCCTTCTTCAACTTGCAGATGACGTACCAGACCTTCCGCATGATGGGCTTGCGGCACATGGTTGTCGTCGACGGTGACACTGTGGCGGGCATGATCACCCGCAAAGACCTGCTCGTCAACTCGCTGCGGCACAGGATGAAGGAACTCAGCGCGCGGCTGGAGACGGCGGACTcggctgcgccgtcgctgccgccgagctaCACGAAGCATGGGATACTCGGTGACCAGTCGCAGCGCTCCCATAGCGAAGGCGGCAGGGACGAGGTGGACGGTGTGCTGCCGACGCGGGCAGGGTCACGCGCCAACAGCGCGGCCGCCCCACTCGAGCTCCGCAGCTCAGCGAGCATCAACGGCCGTGGAGCTACTTCGGCCTGGAAGTCGCCATCGCCGAATGTCTTCGCCTCCGCTGGTGGCGAGGCGCCGACGAAACAGCACTGGGGCTTTCTGCAGTTCACTGAAGCCGCAGGTGTGCCGGCAAGGCCGAGTGCCCCGATCTCCTCGCCTCTGACAGCCCTCTTCGGTTCCACCTCGTCGTCTTCGACGATGCACGACAATGGCGCTCCCGGGTTCCCCACCGCGTCCATACCGGTGGCTTACAGGacggcaacgccgtcgcTCCCGCGCGTCATCGCGCAAGAGCCGGCTTCTGAGGCAGGCGCTGCGATGGCGTGGAACGGCAGCCGGAGCGTCGCCGAGGGTGACACAAGAGACAGCAGCGTTGGTAACGCATTCTCGAGTGCTCACCAAACacccgcgacgccgtcgctgccgggcGATGTGACGTCGCTGTTCAACTAG